In the genome of Acidovorax sp. 69, the window CAGCGGAATGGTGGCCAGGCCCAGTGCCAGTTGCAGCCACAGCAGCACCAGGATCAGGATGTCGCTGGTCTTGGAGGTGGCGCGGATGCGCTCATCCGACAGGCGGCGGTGCAGCAGGATGGACAGGCCGATGAAGCCCAGCGTACCCGCTATGCCACCCGACACCATGGCCATGAGCTGCTTCGCACCTGCACTCATGAAATGCTCATACAGAAAGTGCGGTGTGAGCATGCCCACGGTGTGGCCAAAGAACAGGAACAGCACGCCGATGTGGAACAGGTTGCTGCCCCAGCGCAGGCTGCCGGTGCGCAGCAGTTGGGATGAGTCGCTCTTCCAGGTGTACTGGTCGCGGTCAAACCGCACCCAGCTGCCAACGAAGAAAACGGTCAGGCAAATATAGGGATAGATGCCAAACAACAGGGTGTCAAGCCAGGTGGTCATACTGAGACTCCTTCTGGTGCCCGCTCGGCGCGGGGGGTACGAACAAAATGCAGAGGCTGCGGCTGGTCAGGCTTGGACTGACCCTGGGTACTGCAGCCACCAAACGCTTCGGGCTCAGCCCAGACCTCGTCCATGGGCGGCTCGGGCGTCAGCGCCACCGACTGCACGCGCTGGCCCGACACTTCAAGCACCGCAGCGATCACGCTGGCGTAAGGGCTGCTTCGCGCCACCAGTGCGCTGAACAGCGCGTTCAGGATGTGGGCCATCTCGCCCAGGAACTCCTTGGCCACTTCGGGGGGCTGGGTGGAGGCAAACTCCAGCACCACCGGCAGGTGGTCGGGCAGCTCGTCGGCCTGGAACTGCAGGCCGGCCTTTTCGTAGGTCTGCAGCAGGTCGATGAGCGCCGGCCCCCGGTCGCGCGAGTCGCCGTGCACATGCTCGAACAGGTGCAGCGAGGTCTGGCGGCCCCGGTCAAAGTTGTCCACGTAGCGGGCTTCGGCTTCCAGCGGGTCGAGTGCAGCCAGGTGCTCGCACACAGCCTTCAGCTCATCCATGCGATCGGCCGTCAGGGCCTGCTCGGCCTGCAGCGCATCGATGAGCTGTGGCATCACGCTGCGCAGCTGCGCATCGGGGTAGCTCAGCAGGTAGCCCAGGGCGCGCAGGGTCAGGCGCACGGAGGTCGGGTTCTTCTTGAACATGGTGATTCCTTCCGTTGCACTCAGACAGTGGCTTTGATGGGAATGGTGCGGGGCTTTTTGCCACCGAACATGCTGGTCTCGGTGGCGCCGTCGGAGCACCCGTTGCCAAACGAGAAGCCACAGCCGCCCCGGATGTCAAACGCGTTCTCGGCATACTCGCGATGGGCCGACGGAATCACGAAGCGGTCCTCGTAGTTGGCAATGGCCATCACGTGGTACATCTCCTCGACCTCGGCCATCGACAGGCCGGCCTGCTTGAGCACAGCCAGGTTCTGGCGCTGCTCCACATGCTTGTCGCGCTGGTAGGTGCGCATGGCGAGCATGCGCTCCAGCGCCCGCACCACGGGGCCGGTGTCGCCAGCGGTGAGCAGGTTCGCCAAATACTGCACGGGGATGCGCAGCTGCGACACGTCGGGGATGTCACCATTCACACCCACATGGCCTGCGTTGGCGGCGGCGGTGATGGGCGAGAGCGGCGGCACATACCAGACCATGGGCAGCGTGCGGTACTCGGGGTGCAGCGGCAAGGCCACCTTCCATTGCACAGCCATCTTGTAGACCGGGCTATTGCGGGCAGCCTCCATCCAGCTGTCTGAAATACCGTCGATGCGCGCCTGCTTGATGACATCAGGGTCGTTCGGGTCCAGGAAAATGTCGAGCTGCGCCTGGTACAGGTCGCGGTCGCGCTCCACGCTGGCGGCTTCCTGGATGCGGTCCGCGTCATACAGCAGCACACCGAGATAGCGGATGCGGCCCACGCAGGTTTCAGAGCACACCGTGGGCTGGCCCGCCTCAATGCGCGGATAGCAGAAGATGCACTTTTCAGCCTTGCCCGACTGCCAGTTGTAGTAAATCTTCTTGTAGGGGCAGCCCGAGACGCACATGCGCCAGCCACGGCACTTGTCCTGGTCGATCAGCACGATGCCGTCTTCCTCGCGCTTGTAGATCGAGCCACTGGGGCACGATGCCACGCACGCCGGGTTCAGGCAGTGCTCACACAGGCGCGGCAGGTACATCATGAAGGTGTTCTCGAACTGGCCGTAGATGTCTTTTTGCACCTCGTCGAAGTTCTTGTCCTTGCTGCGCTTGCTGAACTCGCCGCCCAGGATTTCTTCCCAGTTCGGGCCCCACTCGATTTTTTCCATGCGCTTGCCGGTGATCAGACTGCGCGGGCGCGCCGTGGGCGCGGCCTTGCTTTCAGGTGCCGACTGCAGGTGGTCGTAGTCGAAGGTGAAGGGCTCGTAGTAATCGTCGATTTGCGGCAGGTTGGGGTTGGCGAAGATGCGCATGAGCAGCTTCCATTTGCCGCCCTGGCGCGGGGCAATCGAGCCGTCCGGGTTGCGTACCCAGCCGCCGTTCCATTTGTCCTGGTTTTCCCATTCCTTGGGGTAGCCAATGCCGGGCTTGGTTTCGACGTTGTTGAACCAGGCGTATTCCACCCCGGGGCGGCTGGTCCAGACGTTCTTGCAGGTGACGGAACAGGTATGGCAACCAATGCACTTGTCCAGGTTCAGCACCATGCCGATTTGTGCGCGAATTTTCATCGTGTTTCTCCTTGTCTTCGGCTTCAGGCGTGGGCTGCCGTGCTGGACACGGGCTCATCGTCGAGCCAGTCCACGCGGTCCATCTTGCGCACCAGCACAAACTCGTCGCGGTTGGTGCCAATCGTTCCGTAGTAGTTGAAGCCGTAGCTCAGCTGCGCGTAGCCGCCGATCATGTGCGTGGGCTTGAGCACGATGCGGGTGACCGAGTTGTGGATGCCGCCGCGCGTTCCGGTGATCTCGGAGCCGGGCGTGTTGATGATCTTCTCTTGCGAGTGGTACATCATCACCATGCCGGGGTTCACACGCTGGCTCACCACCGCGCGGGCCGCAATGGCGCCATTGGCGTTGAACAGCTCGACCCAATCGTTGTCCACAATGCCGGCGACCTTGGCGTCGTCTTCGCTCAGCCACACCACCGAGCCACCCCGGTTCAGCGTCAGCATCATCAGGTTGTCGCTGTACGTACTGTGGATGCCCCACTTCTGGTGCGGCGTGATGAAGTTCAGCTGGATCTCCTTGTTGCCGTTGGGCTTCTTGCCCTCGACTTCATGCAGCGTCTTCAGGTGCACGGGTGGGCGGTAGCTCACAAAGCCTTCGCCAAAGTCACGCATCCACGGATGGTCCTGGTAGAACTGCTGGCGACCGGTGAGGGTGCGCCATGGGATGTACTCGTGCACGTTGGTGTAGCCGGCGTTGTAGCTGACCTTTTCGCTTTCCAGACCCGACCAGGTGGGCGAGCTGATGATCTTGCGCGGCTGCGCCTGGATGTCGCGGAAACGGATTTTTTCGTCTTCGCGGTGCAGTGCCAGATGCACGTGATCGCGCCCAGTCTGCTTGCCCAGGGCCTCCCAGGCCTTGCAGGCCACATGGCCGTTGGTCTCAGGCGCCAGCATCATCACCACTTCAGTGGCGTCGATGTCGGTCACGATGCGGGGCATGCCCTGCGTCACGCCCTCTTCTTTGACGCGGCCGTTCAGGTCGCCCAGCTGGCCCACTTCGGTCTGCGTGTTCCAGCCGATGCCCTTGCCGCCGTTGCCGGCCTTGTCCATCAGCGGGCCCAGGGCGGTGAAGCGCTTGTACAGGTTGGGGTAGTCGCGCTCGACCACCGTGACCTGCGGCGCAGTCTTGCCGGGGATGAGTTCGCACTCGCCCTTCTTCCAGTCGCGCACGCCATAGGGCTGGGCCATTTCACCGGGGGTGTCGTGCATGATGGGCGTGAGCACCACGTCTTTTTCGACGCCCAGGTGGCCCACGCTGACCTCGCTCACGGCCTTGGCAAAGCCCTTGTAGATCTCCCAGTCGCTCTTGGCCTGCCAGGCAGGGTCCACCGCAGTGGACAGCGGGTGGATGAAGGGGTGCATGTCGCTGGTGTTGAGGTCGTTCTTCTCATACCAGGTGGCCGTGGGCAGCACGATGTCGGAGTACAGGCAGGTGGTGCTCATGCGGAAGTCGAGCGTGACCAGCAGGTCGAGCTTGCCTTCGGGCGCATTGGTGTGCCACTGCACTTCCTCGGGCTTGGCTTCGTCCTTGCCCAAATCTTTGCCCTGCACGCCGTGGGTGGTGCCCAGCAGGTGCTTGAGGAAGTACTCATGCCCCTTGCCCGACGAGCCCAGGATGTTGGAGCGCCACACGAACATGTTGCGCGGCCAGTTGGCGGGATGGTCCGGGTCCTCGCAACTCATCTCCAGCTCGCCATTCTTGAGCGACTGCACCACGTAGTCCTTGGCGTCCATGCCCTTGGCGGCGGCGTCCTTGGCCACCTGCATCGGGTTGGTCTTGAGCTGGGGCGCCGATGGCAGCCAGCCCATGCGCTCGGCGCGCACGTTGTAGTCGATCTGCGCGCCGTGGTAGGCCTTCTTGTCGGCCAGCGGCGAGAGGACCTCTTCCATGCCCAGCTTCTCGTAGCGCCACTGGTCGGTGTGGGCGTAGAAGAAGCTCGTGCTGTTCATCTGGCGCGGTGGGCGGATCCAGTCGAGTGCAAAGGCCAGCGCCGTCCAGCCGGTCTGGGGCCGCAGTTTTTCCTGGCCCACGTAATGCGCCCAGCCGCCGCCGCTCTGGCCGATGCAGCCGCACAGCATCAGCATGTTGATGATGCCGCGGTAGTTCATATCGCAGTGGTACCAGTGGTTCATCGCCGCGCCGATGATGACCATGGATTTGCCATGCGTCTTGTCGGCGTTGTCGGCAAACTGGCGGGCCACCGCAATGATCTGCTCGCGGGGTACGCCCGTGATGGCTTCTTGCCATGCAGGGGTGTAGGGGCGGTCAGCGTCGTAGCTGCCACCGGGCTCTTCACCGGGCAGACCCCGGTCAATGCCGTAGTTGCCGGCCAGCAGGTCGAACACCGTGGCCACCATCACGCGGCCCTGGGCTTCGTGCCCGGCCAGCTCCAGGTGGCTCACCGGCACGCGGCGCACCATCACGTCGCTGCCCTGTTCGTTGGCGGTGAAGTTGGGCGTTGCCACGCCGCCAAAATACGGGAAGGCCACGTCGGCCACATCATGGGTCTGCGCGCCGTCTTCAATCACCGACAGCTTGAGGCGGACGGTATTGGCCGTGCGGGCGTCTTTGTTCTCCAAGTTCCACAGGCCCTGGTCAGGGCGGCCATCGGTACCCCAGCGGAAGCCGATGGAACCATTGGGCAGCGTGACCTGGCCGAGTTCGTCGTAGCCCACCGTCTTCCAGTCGGGATTGTTCGACTGGTCGAGCTGGCCGGGGAAATCGCTGGCGCGCACATAGCGGTCGGGCACCATCACCGTGCGGCCATCGGGAAGGGCTTTTTCCTTCAACACCACCAAGAGCGGCAGGTCGGTGTAGCGGCGCGCGTAGTCGTCAAAGTACGCGCTACGGCCTTTGCCACCGTCCTTGAAGTAGAACTCCTTCAAGATGACGTGACCCATGGCCATGGCCACGGCAGCGTCGGTGCCCTGCTTGGGGTGCATCCACAAATCGCCCAGCTTGGCCACTTCGGAATAGTCGGGCGTGATGGACACGACCTTCGTGCCCTTGTAGCGGACCTCAGTCAAGAAGTGCGCATCGGGCGTGCGTGTCTGGGGCACGTTGGAGCCCCAGGCGATGATGAAGCTGCTGTTGTACCAGTCGGCCGATTCAGGCACGTCGGTTTGCTCGCCCCACACCTGCGGACTGGAGGGAGGTAGGTCGCAGTACCAGTCGTAGAAGCTCATGCACACGCCGCCGATGAGGCTGAGGTAGCGCGAGCCAGCGGCGTACGAAATCATCGACATCGCCGGGATGGGCGAGAAGCCGATGATGCGGTCAGGGCCGTGCTTCTTGATGGTGTACACGTTGGCCGCAGCGATCATCTGGTTCACTTCGTCCCAGGTGCTGCGCACAAAGCCGCCCAGCCCGCGCTGCTTTTGCCATTCGCTCTTGGCAGCGTTGTTTTCGACAATGCTGGCCCAGGCGTCCACCGGGCTCTTGGCCAAGGCGATGGCGGCGCGCCAGTGCTTGAGCAGGCGGCCGCGCACCATGGGGTACTTCACGCGGTTGGCGCTGTACAGGTACCAGCTGTAGCTGGCGCCGCGTGCGCAGCCACGGGGCTCGTGGTTGGGCAGATCGGGGCGGGTGCGGGGGTAGTCAGTCTGCTGGGTTTCCCAGGTGACGATGCCGCCCTTGACATAGATCTTCCACGAGCAGGAGCCCGTGCAGTTCACGCCGTGCGTGCTGCGCACGATCTTGTCGTGTGCCCAGCGGTCACGGTAGGCGTCTTCCCAGGTGCGGTCTTCACCATTGGTTTCGCCATGGCCCTGGGCAAAGGTCTCGCGGGGCTGCGAGAAGTACGAAAGGCGGTCAAGGAAATGGCTCATCGGGGGCTCCTTTTTCTATTCAGGGGTGATCAGCAAGGCATCTCTGCGTGCTTGCGTGCGTAGTACCACCAGGTGATCACGATGCATACGAGGTAGAAGGCAAAGAACGTCCACAGCGCAGCGTGGGGGCTGCCGGTGAGGGCGATGGAGCTGCCATAGCTCTTGGGGATGAAGAACCCGCCGTAGGCAGCCATGGCGGCGGTGAAGCCCAAGGTGGCGGCGCCCAGCGTATTGCCTTCCTTGTTGGCCAGGGCCACGGCAGCAGTGTTGCGAGGGTCCACACCGCGCATGGCTTCGGTCAGGAAAATCACGGGGATCATGCGGAAGGTGGAGCCGTTACCGATGCCGGTGGTGAGGAACAGCACGAGGAAACACACGAAGAAACCTGCAAACTGCCCTTTGTCCCCGCCCGAAGGCAGGAACACCGTGACACCCACCACAGCGATGGCCATGACGATGAAGTTCCACAGCGTGACACGCGCACCGCCGAGCTTGTCAGCCAGCCAGCCGCCAAAGGGGCGGATCACAGCCCCCACCAGTGGGCCGAGCCAGGCGTAAGCCAATGGGTTGATGTCGGGGAACTGGCTCTTGATGAGCAACGGGAAACCTGCGGCATAGCCAATGAACGAGCCGAAGGTGCCGAGGTACAGCACGCACATCAGCCAGTTGTGCTTGCGCTTGAAGATGGCGGCTTGCGCAGCGAACGAGGCGCGGGCGTCGGCGATGTCATTCATGCCGAACCAGGCCGCCAGCGCCGTCAGGGCGATCCATGGCACCCAGATGAAGGCAGCGTTCTGTGTCCACACCTGCAGGGTCTGGCCGTTCTTCACGATGGTCTGGCCTTCGCCGCCAAAGATGCCGAAGATGCCGGCCGTGACAACCAACGGACTGAGGAACTGAACCACCGACACACCCAGGTTGCCCAGGCCCGCATTCACGCCCAGCGCCGAGCCCTTGCGCTCCTTCGGAAAGAAGAAGCTGATGTTGGACATGCTGGAGCTGAAGTTGCCGCCGCCCAGACCACACAACAGCGCCAGGATGAGCATCGTGGGGTAAGCGGTGGTGTTGTCCTGCACCGCAAAGCCGATGCCAATCGCTGGGATCAGCAACGATGCGGTGGAGATCGCTGTCCAGCGGCGTCCACCGACCAGCGGCACCATGAACGAGTAGAAGATGCGCAGCGTGGCACCCGACAGCGCGGGCGCTGCGGCCAGCCAGAACAGCTGGTTGGTCGAATACTTGAAGCCCAGGCCCGGCAGGCTCACGGCGACCACACTCCAGACCTGCCAGATGGCAAAGGCCAGGAACAGTGCAGGCACCGAGATCCACAAGTTGAGCTTGGCAACGGCTTCGCCCTCGCGCTCCCAAAAGGACTTGTCCTCGGGCGCCCAGAGGGTTAGCAGGCGCCCCTGGCGCCCGCTGGTTTTGGTGGCAGACATGGTGAGGTTTCCTTGAAAAAATCAGCGGGCGTCGGGCTGCGCAGCAGCGTCCGGCGAGCCCATGAGACGGGTGCGGCGCACTTCGGTGAAGTACATCCAGATGAGCGAGACCCAGACCACGCCGTACATCAGCATGAAAGCGCTGGAGCGAACACCGGTGAGGTCCATCAGCGCACCGAACAGGATGGGCAGGATGAAGCCGCCCATGCCACCGGCCAAGCCCACGATGCCGCTGATGGCGCCAATGTTCTGTGGGTAGTCGTCACTGATGTACTTGAAGACACTGGCTTTGCCAAAGGCCCACGAAATGCCCAGCAGGAACATCAGGCCAGTGAACGCATAGACATTGAGACCCAGGTGAAAGGTCTTGGGGCCGTTGACGGTAAGGACGGTGAAATCGGTCTGTGGGTAGGAGAGCAGGAACAGGCAGATCCAGCTCACCCACATCACCCACCAGGTCACGCTGTGGGCACCATATTTGTCGCTCAACATACCGCCAATGGCGCGCAGCACACCGCCGGGCAGCGAGAAGCAGGCCGCCAGCAACGCTGCTACGCGGATATCGAGGCCAAACTCGCCCACGTAGTACTGCACCATCCACAGCGACAGCGCCACATAGCCGCCAAACACGATGCTGTAGTACTGGCAATACTTGAGCACCTTGGGGTCCTTCAGCGCCTTGAGCTGGTCGGTGAACTTGACGTTGCTAGACACCAGGTGGGCAGGGTCGCTGTAGCTGAACAACCAGAACAGCACCACGGTGCCCAGCATGATGGCCGCATACACCTGCGGCACCATGGTCCAGCCAAAGGCCACCAGCAGCACCGGCGCCACAAACTTGTTCACGGCTGCACCCGAATTGCCGGCGCCATAGACCCCCATGGCCGTGCCCTGGCGGTGCTTGGGGAACCAGCGGGCGACGTAGGGCGTGCCCACCGAGAACGAGCCCCCCGCCAGGCCCACAAACAGGCCGATTGTGAGGAAATGCCAGTATTCCGTGGCGTAGCCCATGAGCCAGATCGCGGGCACGGTGGAGGCCATCACGGCGGTCATCACGATGCGGCCGCCAAAGCGGTCGGTCCAGATACCGAGCGGCACCCGCACCAGCGAGCCCGTGAGCACGGGCATGGACATGAGCAACCCGAACTGCGTGGAGTTCAGGTTGAGCATTTTCTTGATGGGAATGCCGATGACGCCGAACATCATCCAGACCATGAAGCAGACCGTGAAGGCGAAGGTGCTGACGATCAGCACCGACCAGGCATGACGCGTGCGCTGTGGGCTGTCGCCCGGGGGCAAGGTGGTG includes:
- the narI gene encoding respiratory nitrate reductase subunit gamma, which translates into the protein MTTWLDTLLFGIYPYICLTVFFVGSWVRFDRDQYTWKSDSSQLLRTGSLRWGSNLFHIGVLFLFFGHTVGMLTPHFLYEHFMSAGAKQLMAMVSGGIAGTLGFIGLSILLHRRLSDERIRATSKTSDILILVLLWLQLALGLATIPLSAQHLDGSMMMKLAEWGQRVVTFRSGGVELLAEAGWIFKAHMFLGMSIFLIFPFTRLVHVWSGFGTLAYVLRPYQVVRARRLNLPPGHMQSQDRRA
- the narJ gene encoding nitrate reductase molybdenum cofactor assembly chaperone, whose translation is MFKKNPTSVRLTLRALGYLLSYPDAQLRSVMPQLIDALQAEQALTADRMDELKAVCEHLAALDPLEAEARYVDNFDRGRQTSLHLFEHVHGDSRDRGPALIDLLQTYEKAGLQFQADELPDHLPVVLEFASTQPPEVAKEFLGEMAHILNALFSALVARSSPYASVIAAVLEVSGQRVQSVALTPEPPMDEVWAEPEAFGGCSTQGQSKPDQPQPLHFVRTPRAERAPEGVSV
- the narH gene encoding nitrate reductase subunit beta, with amino-acid sequence MKIRAQIGMVLNLDKCIGCHTCSVTCKNVWTSRPGVEYAWFNNVETKPGIGYPKEWENQDKWNGGWVRNPDGSIAPRQGGKWKLLMRIFANPNLPQIDDYYEPFTFDYDHLQSAPESKAAPTARPRSLITGKRMEKIEWGPNWEEILGGEFSKRSKDKNFDEVQKDIYGQFENTFMMYLPRLCEHCLNPACVASCPSGSIYKREEDGIVLIDQDKCRGWRMCVSGCPYKKIYYNWQSGKAEKCIFCYPRIEAGQPTVCSETCVGRIRYLGVLLYDADRIQEAASVERDRDLYQAQLDIFLDPNDPDVIKQARIDGISDSWMEAARNSPVYKMAVQWKVALPLHPEYRTLPMVWYVPPLSPITAAANAGHVGVNGDIPDVSQLRIPVQYLANLLTAGDTGPVVRALERMLAMRTYQRDKHVEQRQNLAVLKQAGLSMAEVEEMYHVMAIANYEDRFVIPSAHREYAENAFDIRGGCGFSFGNGCSDGATETSMFGGKKPRTIPIKATV
- a CDS encoding nitrate reductase subunit alpha, whose product is MSHFLDRLSYFSQPRETFAQGHGETNGEDRTWEDAYRDRWAHDKIVRSTHGVNCTGSCSWKIYVKGGIVTWETQQTDYPRTRPDLPNHEPRGCARGASYSWYLYSANRVKYPMVRGRLLKHWRAAIALAKSPVDAWASIVENNAAKSEWQKQRGLGGFVRSTWDEVNQMIAAANVYTIKKHGPDRIIGFSPIPAMSMISYAAGSRYLSLIGGVCMSFYDWYCDLPPSSPQVWGEQTDVPESADWYNSSFIIAWGSNVPQTRTPDAHFLTEVRYKGTKVVSITPDYSEVAKLGDLWMHPKQGTDAAVAMAMGHVILKEFYFKDGGKGRSAYFDDYARRYTDLPLLVVLKEKALPDGRTVMVPDRYVRASDFPGQLDQSNNPDWKTVGYDELGQVTLPNGSIGFRWGTDGRPDQGLWNLENKDARTANTVRLKLSVIEDGAQTHDVADVAFPYFGGVATPNFTANEQGSDVMVRRVPVSHLELAGHEAQGRVMVATVFDLLAGNYGIDRGLPGEEPGGSYDADRPYTPAWQEAITGVPREQIIAVARQFADNADKTHGKSMVIIGAAMNHWYHCDMNYRGIINMLMLCGCIGQSGGGWAHYVGQEKLRPQTGWTALAFALDWIRPPRQMNSTSFFYAHTDQWRYEKLGMEEVLSPLADKKAYHGAQIDYNVRAERMGWLPSAPQLKTNPMQVAKDAAAKGMDAKDYVVQSLKNGELEMSCEDPDHPANWPRNMFVWRSNILGSSGKGHEYFLKHLLGTTHGVQGKDLGKDEAKPEEVQWHTNAPEGKLDLLVTLDFRMSTTCLYSDIVLPTATWYEKNDLNTSDMHPFIHPLSTAVDPAWQAKSDWEIYKGFAKAVSEVSVGHLGVEKDVVLTPIMHDTPGEMAQPYGVRDWKKGECELIPGKTAPQVTVVERDYPNLYKRFTALGPLMDKAGNGGKGIGWNTQTEVGQLGDLNGRVKEEGVTQGMPRIVTDIDATEVVMMLAPETNGHVACKAWEALGKQTGRDHVHLALHREDEKIRFRDIQAQPRKIISSPTWSGLESEKVSYNAGYTNVHEYIPWRTLTGRQQFYQDHPWMRDFGEGFVSYRPPVHLKTLHEVEGKKPNGNKEIQLNFITPHQKWGIHSTYSDNLMMLTLNRGGSVVWLSEDDAKVAGIVDNDWVELFNANGAIAARAVVSQRVNPGMVMMYHSQEKIINTPGSEITGTRGGIHNSVTRIVLKPTHMIGGYAQLSYGFNYYGTIGTNRDEFVLVRKMDRVDWLDDEPVSSTAAHA
- a CDS encoding NarK family nitrate/nitrite MFS transporter, with product MSATKTSGRQGRLLTLWAPEDKSFWEREGEAVAKLNLWISVPALFLAFAIWQVWSVVAVSLPGLGFKYSTNQLFWLAAAPALSGATLRIFYSFMVPLVGGRRWTAISTASLLIPAIGIGFAVQDNTTAYPTMLILALLCGLGGGNFSSSMSNISFFFPKERKGSALGVNAGLGNLGVSVVQFLSPLVVTAGIFGIFGGEGQTIVKNGQTLQVWTQNAAFIWVPWIALTALAAWFGMNDIADARASFAAQAAIFKRKHNWLMCVLYLGTFGSFIGYAAGFPLLIKSQFPDINPLAYAWLGPLVGAVIRPFGGWLADKLGGARVTLWNFIVMAIAVVGVTVFLPSGGDKGQFAGFFVCFLVLFLTTGIGNGSTFRMIPVIFLTEAMRGVDPRNTAAVALANKEGNTLGAATLGFTAAMAAYGGFFIPKSYGSSIALTGSPHAALWTFFAFYLVCIVITWWYYARKHAEMPC
- a CDS encoding nitrate/nitrite transporter; translated protein: MAHTTLPPGDSPQRTRHAWSVLIVSTFAFTVCFMVWMMFGVIGIPIKKMLNLNSTQFGLLMSMPVLTGSLVRVPLGIWTDRFGGRIVMTAVMASTVPAIWLMGYATEYWHFLTIGLFVGLAGGSFSVGTPYVARWFPKHRQGTAMGVYGAGNSGAAVNKFVAPVLLVAFGWTMVPQVYAAIMLGTVVLFWLFSYSDPAHLVSSNVKFTDQLKALKDPKVLKYCQYYSIVFGGYVALSLWMVQYYVGEFGLDIRVAALLAACFSLPGGVLRAIGGMLSDKYGAHSVTWWVMWVSWICLFLLSYPQTDFTVLTVNGPKTFHLGLNVYAFTGLMFLLGISWAFGKASVFKYISDDYPQNIGAISGIVGLAGGMGGFILPILFGALMDLTGVRSSAFMLMYGVVWVSLIWMYFTEVRRTRLMGSPDAAAQPDAR